In Hymenobacter volaticus, the genomic window CGAGTGAGTTTACCGCCCGCGTAACCGCGTAAAGCCGGTTCGGACGCGCAATGCAACAGAGCAGTCGTGCCGACATTGCAATTACAATTAGACCGTCCTGCTGAGCGCAGCCGAAGCCGAAGCATCTCGCGTGCTGATGCTAGAGTACTGATTATCACACCAGCGAGATGCTTCGGCTGCGCTCAGCATGACCATTCTACACATAGAGCGGGTTGACAGTCTGTAAATGCTAGTTTATTGACATTCGAAAGGCCGCGGGCGTGAGTCCCGTTTTGCTTTTAAACAGCCGGGAGAAGTACTGCGGGTACTCGAAGCCTAGTTGAAAGGCCGTTTCGTTGATGGAAAGGGAGGTAGTCAGCAGCAGGCGCTTTGCTTTCTCTATTAGGCCGTGGTGCAAGTGTTGTTGCGTATTCTGGCCGGTAAGGGAGCGGAGCATGTCGCTGAGGTAGGCAGGTGACACGTTTAGTTCATCGGCAAAGTATTGCACGGTGGGCAAGGGCTGTTCGCCGTATTGCGCAAAGTACGCGTTTAGCAGCGCCTCAAAGCGGCTTAGCAAATCATGTTCGGCTGTGCGGCGGGTCAGGAACTGGCGATGGTAGAAGCGGTTTGCGTAACTCAGCAGCACTTCCAGTTGAGAAACGAGCACATCCTGACTGAAGGTGTCAATGGGCTGCTCGTATTCGTTTTGGATGATGCTCAACACACTGTCCAGCATGCTTTCCTCCCGGGCGGAGAGGTGCAGCGCTTCATGGACCTCGTAGGAAAAGAAGCCGTAGCTGGCTATTTTCTTGCCGAGCGGGTACTTAGTCAGCAGATCGGGGTGAAATGTTAGCATCCAGCCACTTACCTCGGAAGTGTCCAACGTTGCGTCAACGGCGAACACCTGCCCAGGCGCCAAAAAGCCGAGCACCCCCTCGCTATAGTCGTACGATTGATGACCGTAGTAGAGCGTGCCCTTCAAGCCGCGCTTCAGAAAAACCGTGTAGAGCTGTTGTACCACCGGAGTGGTTACGGGCGGCAGATTTTGCGTGCGGGCTAACTCACGGGCATAGGCTAAGTCGACGATGGTAAGTAGCGGATGCGCGGGAGCGGGTAAGCCGTAGAACCGGGTGTAATCCGATACGGTATTTAGCACACGGAACTCTTTGGCGGGATGTTTCATAGAGTACAAGCAAGTAATAAGCTACTGTATTTGACGCGTTAAGAAAGCTAGTACTTCTGCGTTCAACTCGGTATGAAACTGCAGCCGGTCGAAGCCAGGCGGGTCTTGCGAGGGCGGAAACATGGGACTAGTTCTGGCGGCAGGAAACGGACTAAGGAAAGAGAAGTGCCCTGCATTCTCGATTACGCGATGTTGAATTTTGTTCTGGTCGGCTACTCTGTGCAAAACGAGTAAGCCATGCTCGGGCGGAGTGTGCTCGTCTTTTTCGGCTTCAAGTAGTAAGATAGGAACATCGACGAGGCGCAAAGACCCTTCTGTGAAGAACCACGGCGTAGCCGGCGTCAACAGTACCAGGGCTTTAACCCGATCATCAGTAACCGTCTCGACGGTGCGCGCTTGCTGATCAGGCGATTCATAAGGAAAGCAGGTTGGGATGCCGCCCGCCAAGGCCAAGGCCGTGTAGCCGCCCATCGAATGGCCAATCAGTGCTACCCAGTCAGGCTTTAGAGACGCCGCAAACACTGGATGCCCGAACAGGCTGTTGATGGCTAATTGCACGTGGCGCGGTCGAGCCTCCAAGTTCTGAAGGGTTCCTTGCCAGGATTTGTTGTCGCGGTTGTTGAACGGATGCTCGGGCAAACCCACGATGAACCCATTGCCAGCCAGATGGTGCGCCAGCGTCCGGTACACCCAAGGCGAGCTTCCCTTGCCGTGCGAAATGATAACTAAGGGAAACACCCCTTCTTTTGGGGGAGCGTTGATGGCTAGATCCAGTATGTAGCCCCCCACGGTTTGTGGTTTTGCGGGCGCGCGAGTCGGGTATAAGACAGCCAGCGGGAACGATACGTTCAGCACGCTGTCGGTTACCTCAACTGGGCAGTAGCCTACAAAATCGTCCATCGTTTTTTGTGGCAAGTACGGCAGAATGCAGCTTACTGGTACTGAAGCCAGCGCCGCTATCTGGCGTCTTGTTGTCTGAACCAATCGACAACTAGTGTTCGGTTGTGCATGCTCAACAACAAGAAACCAGTAGCAGCGCTGCCTTGAATGGGCGGGTTAGTACGCCGAACCTACCGTGCTGCCCACCGGCATGATGGCCTCTAGCTCAGCTAGTTCCGAGGTGCTTAGCTCGATGCTAGCAGCTGCTACATTTTGCTCTAAATACGTGCGGCGCTTGGTCCCCGGAATTGCCACCACGCCTTGGGCCAGCACCCAGGCCAGCGCCAATTGTGCGGGCGAAACATTTTTAGCGTCCGCCAACGTCTTGATCTTTTCCACCAGCGCTAGATTCTGGTAGAAGTTTTCGCCCTGGTAGCGCGGTAACATCCGCCGAATGTCACTGGCTTCGAAGTCGTCGGGCGTTTTGATGTCGCCGGATAAGAAGCCTCGGCCGAGTGGCGAGTAAGCCACAAAGCCAATACCCAATTCCTGTGTGGTTTGCAGGATAGGTTCTTCTTCCACACGCCGGTCGAAGATGGAATATTCGGTTTGCAGCGCCGTAATGGGGTGCACTTGGTGGGCCCGGCGCAATACCTCGGCCGATACTTCAGACAGGCCGATGTAGCGAACCTTGCCGGCTTGCACCAACTCCGCCATAGCGCCTACTGTGTCCTCGATGGGCGTGTTAGGGTCGAGCCGGTGCAGATAGTACAGGTCGATGTAATCGGTACCGAGATTTTTGAGCGACCGGTTTACGGCTTTATGCACGTATTCAGGTCGGCCATTGTAATTCCAGGTCAGGGTTTCTTGGTCGTCAATCTCGTAGCCGAATTTGGTGGCGACTAGGTATTGGTCGCGCTGACCGGCAATGGCTTTGGCTACCAGGCGCTCATTGAGCATGGGGCCGTACAAATCGGCCGTGTCCAGCAGGTTTACCCCTAGCTCCAAGGCTCGGTGGATGGTGGCTATGCTTTCAGCCTCATCGGCGACACCGTACACGTTCATGCCGGCCAGGGTGGTCATGCCCATGCAGCCCAATCCTTCCACTGGTACTTCAAGCCCTTGACTGCCTAGCGCTACTTTTTTAATGGTGTTCATGCTGTGTTGATAAAGGTGTAGAGGAGAATAGTTTACTCTACAAAGGTCCGCGTACCACCCGGGCTGCATGGTATACAAACCGCTGCTTCTGCAACACAAAACGAAACCAAGTTTTGGCGCTTGCATTGCTGCCAGCATAGGCAACGCATGCATTTGCTCGCCTAAAGTGTATACCACCGCCTCAATACAGAAGCTAGCGCGGTTTGTATAAAACCTCCTCAGCCATCTAGCATAAACGCCCTACTGAATTTATTGATGTAGCCGGTTTGCTGTGCTTGAACAGGTACGTTGCCAACATCTAACACCACCATAATGTCATCCATCATAACGGTCATGCTTCGACAAGCTCAGTATGACCG contains:
- a CDS encoding helix-turn-helix domain-containing protein, with the translated sequence MKHPAKEFRVLNTVSDYTRFYGLPAPAHPLLTIVDLAYARELARTQNLPPVTTPVVQQLYTVFLKRGLKGTLYYGHQSYDYSEGVLGFLAPGQVFAVDATLDTSEVSGWMLTFHPDLLTKYPLGKKIASYGFFSYEVHEALHLSAREESMLDSVLSIIQNEYEQPIDTFSQDVLVSQLEVLLSYANRFYHRQFLTRRTAEHDLLSRFEALLNAYFAQYGEQPLPTVQYFADELNVSPAYLSDMLRSLTGQNTQQHLHHGLIEKAKRLLLTTSLSINETAFQLGFEYPQYFSRLFKSKTGLTPAAFRMSIN
- a CDS encoding alpha/beta hydrolase family protein encodes the protein MDDFVGYCPVEVTDSVLNVSFPLAVLYPTRAPAKPQTVGGYILDLAINAPPKEGVFPLVIISHGKGSSPWVYRTLAHHLAGNGFIVGLPEHPFNNRDNKSWQGTLQNLEARPRHVQLAINSLFGHPVFAASLKPDWVALIGHSMGGYTALALAGGIPTCFPYESPDQQARTVETVTDDRVKALVLLTPATPWFFTEGSLRLVDVPILLLEAEKDEHTPPEHGLLVLHRVADQNKIQHRVIENAGHFSFLSPFPAARTSPMFPPSQDPPGFDRLQFHTELNAEVLAFLTRQIQ
- a CDS encoding aldo/keto reductase, translating into MNTIKKVALGSQGLEVPVEGLGCMGMTTLAGMNVYGVADEAESIATIHRALELGVNLLDTADLYGPMLNERLVAKAIAGQRDQYLVATKFGYEIDDQETLTWNYNGRPEYVHKAVNRSLKNLGTDYIDLYYLHRLDPNTPIEDTVGAMAELVQAGKVRYIGLSEVSAEVLRRAHQVHPITALQTEYSIFDRRVEEEPILQTTQELGIGFVAYSPLGRGFLSGDIKTPDDFEASDIRRMLPRYQGENFYQNLALVEKIKTLADAKNVSPAQLALAWVLAQGVVAIPGTKRRTYLEQNVAAASIELSTSELAELEAIMPVGSTVGSAY